One Candidatus Methylomirabilota bacterium DNA segment encodes these proteins:
- a CDS encoding ABC transporter ATP-binding protein: MISLALTKRLPDFTLDVGWEAEESVVALFGPSGAGKTLTLHCLAGLARPDRGRIAVGGRLYFDSERGVDLPPRARRLGYVFQGYALFPHLTVAENVAFGLRDRPREARRRRSADVLDRLGLAEVAGHYPRELSGGQQQRVALGRALAPDPEVLLLDEPLSALDAPLRRQLREELGRLIREWGKTVVLVTHDLAEAYQLGERLVVYEAGRVVQAAPKGELLLRPASETVARLIGMRNIVRGHVIKANADRIEITWRGHTVEAVNSPGRPYLVPPGTPVAFFVRPEYIRLIRKDRAGPDPAHRMNLLRGTVVAEVDQGTAWTLLFRLDAPGEPSQAGYDLEIEIPKLVYEILDVAHDRRWEVSMHRGALQVLPAG; this comes from the coding sequence CCGTCGTCGCGCTCTTCGGGCCGTCCGGCGCCGGGAAGACGCTGACCCTCCATTGCCTGGCCGGCCTGGCCCGACCCGACCGCGGCCGCATCGCGGTCGGCGGGCGGCTCTACTTCGACAGCGAGCGGGGCGTCGACCTCCCGCCCCGCGCCCGGCGGCTGGGCTATGTCTTCCAGGGATACGCGCTGTTCCCGCACCTCACGGTGGCCGAGAACGTCGCCTTCGGGCTTCGCGACCGGCCGCGCGAGGCGCGGCGCCGGCGCAGCGCGGACGTGCTCGATCGGCTCGGGCTGGCCGAGGTCGCCGGCCACTATCCGCGGGAGCTCTCGGGGGGCCAGCAGCAGCGAGTCGCCCTCGGGCGCGCGCTCGCGCCCGATCCGGAGGTGCTCCTGCTCGACGAACCGCTCTCCGCCCTCGACGCGCCGCTCCGGCGACAGCTCCGGGAGGAACTCGGCCGGCTGATCCGTGAATGGGGGAAGACGGTCGTGCTGGTGACCCACGACCTGGCCGAGGCCTACCAGCTCGGCGAACGCCTCGTCGTCTACGAGGCGGGCCGCGTCGTGCAGGCGGCTCCCAAGGGCGAGCTCCTCTTGCGGCCGGCCTCGGAGACGGTGGCCCGGCTCATCGGGATGCGGAACATCGTGCGGGGCCACGTCATCAAGGCGAACGCCGACCGGATCGAGATCACCTGGCGCGGTCACACGGTGGAGGCGGTGAACTCGCCGGGGCGCCCGTATCTGGTGCCGCCGGGAACCCCGGTGGCCTTCTTCGTCCGGCCCGAGTACATCCGACTGATCCGCAAGGACCGGGCGGGCCCGGATCCCGCCCACCGGATGAACCTCCTCCGGGGCACCGTCGTCGCCGAGGTCGACCAGGGAACGGCGTGGACCCTCCTCTTCCGCCTGGACGCGCCGGGCGAGCCGAGCCAGGCCGGCTACGACCTCGAGATCGAGATCCCGAAGCTCGTCTACGAGATCCTGGACGTCGCCCATGACCGCCGCTGGGAGGTATCGATGCACCGGGGCGCGCTTCAGGTCCTGCCCGCGGGATGA
- a CDS encoding ABC transporter ATP-binding protein, with protein MISTAADAGLAVLALRDVRVGYGDRTVLEVPALDVPEGEVLAVIGPNGAGKSTLLRMLALLEPPARGTVAFRGAPVRTAAERLACRRRMTSVFRDPLLCDTTVAANARLPLAFRGVGRVEAVRRVQPWLERLGIAHLADRAARTLSGGEAQRTSLARAFAAEPEVLFLDEPFAALDPPTRDTLLDDLARLLAESRTTALFVTHDRAEALRLGDRVAVLMNGRLAQVGRPEDVFGAPADEAVARLVGVENLLPGRVVATRDGLVEVAVARHTIAVAGQARAGEQALVGVRPEDIVLERGGPRAPTSARNRLPATVAAVTSLGPLYRVTLDCGLRLTAVVTRPSVEALGLAPGVAVTASFKATAAHLIRSERPN; from the coding sequence ATGATCTCGACCGCGGCCGACGCCGGCCTCGCGGTCCTGGCGTTGCGCGACGTCCGGGTCGGGTACGGCGATCGGACGGTCCTCGAGGTGCCCGCCCTGGACGTTCCCGAGGGCGAGGTGCTGGCCGTCATCGGACCGAACGGGGCCGGCAAGTCGACCCTGCTCCGGATGCTGGCGCTCCTCGAGCCGCCGGCGCGCGGCACCGTGGCGTTCCGTGGCGCGCCCGTGCGCACGGCCGCCGAGCGGCTGGCGTGTCGCCGGCGCATGACGTCGGTCTTCCGGGACCCCCTCCTCTGCGACACCACCGTGGCCGCGAACGCGCGCCTGCCCCTCGCCTTCCGTGGGGTCGGTCGGGTGGAGGCCGTCCGGCGCGTCCAGCCCTGGCTCGAGCGACTCGGCATCGCCCACCTCGCGGACCGGGCGGCTCGCACGCTGTCGGGCGGTGAGGCCCAGCGCACGAGCCTGGCCCGGGCCTTCGCCGCCGAACCCGAGGTCCTGTTCCTGGACGAGCCGTTCGCGGCCCTCGACCCGCCGACGCGCGACACGCTCCTCGACGACCTCGCGCGGCTCCTCGCCGAGTCACGGACGACGGCCCTCTTCGTGACCCACGACCGGGCCGAGGCGCTGCGGCTCGGCGACCGCGTCGCCGTCCTGATGAATGGCCGGCTCGCCCAGGTGGGGCGCCCGGAGGACGTGTTCGGTGCGCCGGCCGACGAGGCGGTGGCCCGGCTGGTCGGCGTGGAGAATCTCCTGCCGGGGCGTGTCGTGGCGACGCGGGACGGGCTCGTCGAGGTGGCGGTCGCGCGCCACACGATCGCCGTCGCCGGGCAGGCGCGAGCCGGAGAGCAGGCGCTGGTGGGAGTGCGCCCCGAGGACATCGTTCTCGAGCGCGGTGGACCCCGCGCGCCCACCAGCGCCCGGAACCGCCTCCCGGCGACCGTGGCCGCGGTCACGTCGCTCGGCCCCCTCTACCGCGTCACCCTCGACTGCGGGCTGCGGCTCACTGCGGTCGTCACGCGGCCGTCGGTCGAGGCCCTCGGGCTCGCTCCCGGGGTCGCCGTCACGGCGAGCTTCAAG